The Vitis riparia cultivar Riparia Gloire de Montpellier isolate 1030 chromosome 10, EGFV_Vit.rip_1.0, whole genome shotgun sequence genome includes a region encoding these proteins:
- the LOC117923887 gene encoding uncharacterized protein LOC117923887: protein MGHRQSLTMRCTCIEMGGHDVLAAEGAVFNWLCSEKDNILILKIENHFGVQIVEDKMHLYRLRLVVTLVTSAANNAREKGQLENKMVDNHKDTTTKTGAMSHFGIVAAGERDACPIPEPSQNYIDTS from the exons ATGGGACACAGGCAGAGCCTGACTATGAGGTGTACTTGCATAGAAATGGGAGGGCATGACGTTTTGGCCGCAGAGG GAGCTGTTTTTAATTGGTTGTGCAGTGAGAAAGACAACATCCTGatcttaaaaattgaaaatcattttggGGTTCAGATAGTAGAG GACAAGATGCATCTATATCGATTGAGGCTGGTCGTTACCTTGGTTACTAGTGCCGCAAACAATGCTAGAGAGAAG GGACAATTGGAAAACAAGATGGTTGACAACCATAAAGACACCACGACGAAGACAGGAGCAATGTCACACTTCGGAATCGTGGCTGCTGGAGAAAGGGAT GCATGCCCAATACCGGAGCCCTCTCAAAACTATATAGATACATCATAA
- the LOC117923888 gene encoding protein STRICTOSIDINE SYNTHASE-LIKE 10-like: MKLSQFFIFSFISISLFGCVNSHQGLKYNTLELPSGVSGPESIAFDCNGDGPYTGISDGRILKWQGLKHGWKEFAITSPIPKFCDGSANPAMEQVCGRPLGLKFNEATCDLYIAYAYFGLLVVGRNGGVAKQVAISAEGVPFRFTNALDIDQNTGIVYFTDTSTIFQRWAYAIAMQSGDKTGRLLKYDPRSKEVTVLLRGLSFSNGVALSKDNDFVLVTETTAAKVTRYWLQGQKSQLSDTFTRLVGCPDNIQRNIHGEFWVAQNNCGRPELKVRPIRLNKKGKIVEELSEDVGPVSEVQEKDNGLWLGSVILSYIGVLN, from the exons ATGAAGCTCTCACAATTCTttatcttctcttttatttcgATTTCTCTTTTTGGATGTGTTAATTCACATCAAGGTCTAAAATACAACACACTTGAACTTCCTTCAGGGGTATCTGGCCCTGAAAGCATTGCCTTCGATTGTAATGGAGATGGTCCTTATACTGGCATCTCGGATGGTAGAATTTTAAAATGGCAAGGTTTGAAACATGGATGGAAGGAGTTTGCAATCACTTCCCC GATTCCTAAATTTTGTGATGGATCAGCCAACCCTGCAATGGAACAAGTATGTGGAAGACCATTGGgtcttaaattcaatgaagcAACATGTGATCTTTACATTGCATATGCCTATTTTGGACTATTGGTGGTTGGGCGCAATGGTGGAGTTGCCAAACAAGTAGCCATTAGTGCAGAAGGAGTCCCATTTCGATTCACTAATGCTTTGGACATTGATCAAAACACTGGAATTGTCTATTTTACCGATACTAGCACCATATTCCAAAGATG GGCTTATGCAATAGCAATGCAAAGTGGGGATAAGACCGGAAGATTACTAAAATATGATCCAAGATCCAAAGAAGTGACAGTGTTGCTAAGAGGTTTATCCTTTTCAAATGGGGTTGCATTAAGCAAAGACaatgattttgttttagttactGAAACGACTGCCGCGAAAGTCACAAGATATTGGCTCCAAGGTCAAAAATCTCAATTGAGTGACACTTTTACACGACTTGTTGGATGTCCGGATAATATTCAAAGAAACATTCATGGAGAATTTTGGGTTGCACAAAATAATTGTGGAAGACCAGAACTAAAAGTTAGACCGATACGACTTAACAAAAAAGGGAAGATTGTGGAAGAATTAAGTGAAGATGTTGGCCCTGTGAGTGAAGTCCAAGAGAAAGACAATGGTTTATGGTTAGGTTCTGTGATTTTGTCGTATATAGGTGTgttaaattag
- the LOC117923889 gene encoding protein STRICTOSIDINE SYNTHASE-LIKE 10-like encodes MKLSQFFIFSFISISLFGCVNSHQALKYNRLELPSRVSGPESIAFDCNGDGPYTGISDGRILKWQGSKHGWKEFAITSPIPKFCDGSINPAMEQVCGRPLGLKFNEATCDLYIADAYFGLLVVGHNGGVAKQVVTNAEGVPFRFTNALDIDQNTGVIYFTDTSTIFQRWAYAIAMQTGDKTGRLLKYDPRTKEVTVLLRGLSFSNGVALSKDKDFVLVTETTAAKVTRYWLQGQKSQLSDTFTQLVGCPDNIQRNIHGEFWVAQNNCGRLDLKVRSVKLNREGKIMEELSEDFGPLSEVQEKDNDLWLGSVILSYIGLLN; translated from the exons ATGAAGCTCTCACAATTCTttatcttctcttttatttcgATTTCTCTTTTTGGATGTGTTAATTCACATCAAGCCCTCAAATACAACAGACTTGAACTTCCTTCAAGGGTATCTGGCCCTGAAAGCATTGCCTTCGATTGTAATGGAGATGGTCCTTATACTGGCATCTCGGATGGTAGAATTTTAAAATGGCAAGGTTCGAAACATGGATGGAAGGAGTTTGCAATCACTTCCCC GATTCCTAAATTTTGTGATGGATCAATCAACCCTGCAATGGAACAAGTATGTGGAAGACCATTAGGACTTAAATTCAATGAAGCAACATGTGATCTTTACATTGCAGATGCCTATTTTGGGCTATTGGTGGTTGGGCACAATGGTGGAGTTGCCAAACAAGTAGTCACTAATGCAGAAGGAGTCCCATTTCGATTTACTAATGCTTTGGACATTGATCAAAACACTGGAGTTATCTATTTTACCGATACTAGCACCATATTCCAAAGATG GGCGTATGCAATAGCAATGCAAACAGGGGATAAGACCGGAAGGTTACTAAAATATGATCCAAGGACCAAAGAAGTGACGGTGTTGCTAAGAGGCTTATCCTTTTCAAATGGGGTCGCATTAAGCAAAGATaaagattttgttttagttactGAAACAACTGCCGCCAAAGTCACAAGATATTGGCTCCAAGGTCAAAAATCTCAATTGAGTGATACTTTTACACAACTTGTTGGATGTCCAGATAATATTCAAAGAAACATTCATGGGGAATTTTGGGTTGCACAAAATAATTGTGGAAGACTAGATCTAAAAGTTAGATCGGTAAAACTTAACAGAGAAGGGAAGATCATGGAAGAATTAAGTGAGGATTTTGGCCCTTTGAGTGAAGTCCAAGAGAAAGATAATGATTTATGGTTAGGTTCTGTGATTTTGTCATATATAGGTCTgttaaattag